Proteins found in one Nostoc sp. NIES-3756 genomic segment:
- a CDS encoding HlyD family efflux transporter periplasmic adaptor subunit — MKSSYKSLAKSTDSPLVSSEGFTDASDEAALLSGGTTTSIKAVAQDSTTLSAEKLVNADTSLILATANVQSDRWSTSVQTLIDQPPSSLPYQLMAGGMAFCIAIITWANVGHMDEVGQARGRLIPLGEVYKVNPIISGKVAHVYIQEGQKVKSGEVLAQLDQELGLNELERLKQELTAYQTQVIQTQALIDKTRLEAKMQMAIHQAEIQGQKATIAQTISKIESQKVAIAQDKQRAEVSQALLTQLYKDATAQKERIQRLKSLVEQGVLSQEQLFQAQQNLSDRQRTITQQTGDIQQTLAQSQREQMMLQQVLSESKRLQAELTQKQAEGKTIQLQAEQTIQKLQVQKTQLQAQVQQTGKLILEAKTRLKQLALTAPVAGTVLSLNVRNSGEVVQSGQTIAELAPENAPLILEATLPTKEAGFVKVGNQVKIKFDAYPYQDYSIIPGKVISISPNSTVSDKTGAVYRVEIAMERNYIKANHQTIKFQAGQTATAEIIIRRRRIADILLEPLRELQADGNTL; from the coding sequence ATGAAATCATCATACAAATCTCTGGCAAAGTCTACAGATTCTCCGCTTGTAAGTTCTGAAGGATTTACAGATGCTAGTGATGAAGCAGCTTTATTATCTGGTGGTACAACTACATCTATAAAAGCTGTTGCCCAAGATTCTACTACTTTATCAGCAGAGAAATTAGTTAATGCCGACACATCATTAATCCTAGCGACAGCTAATGTTCAAAGTGATAGATGGTCAACATCTGTACAGACATTAATTGATCAACCACCTTCATCTCTACCCTATCAACTGATGGCAGGCGGCATGGCATTTTGTATAGCTATTATTACTTGGGCAAATGTAGGACATATGGACGAAGTTGGTCAAGCTAGAGGCAGATTAATTCCTTTAGGAGAGGTGTATAAAGTTAATCCGATAATTTCTGGTAAGGTTGCTCATGTTTATATTCAAGAAGGGCAGAAAGTTAAATCTGGAGAAGTATTAGCCCAACTAGATCAAGAACTTGGCTTGAACGAATTAGAACGGTTGAAACAAGAATTAACAGCTTATCAAACTCAAGTTATTCAAACACAAGCTTTGATTGATAAAACTCGCTTAGAAGCTAAAATGCAGATGGCGATTCATCAGGCAGAAATTCAAGGGCAAAAGGCAACGATCGCTCAAACTATCTCGAAAATTGAAAGCCAAAAAGTAGCGATCGCTCAAGATAAACAAAGGGCAGAAGTCAGCCAAGCGCTGCTTACTCAATTGTACAAAGATGCTACAGCCCAAAAAGAACGAATACAAAGATTAAAATCTCTGGTAGAACAGGGGGTACTGTCCCAAGAACAACTGTTTCAGGCTCAACAGAATTTGAGCGATCGCCAGCGTACTATTACTCAACAAACTGGCGATATCCAACAAACTCTAGCACAATCCCAACGCGAACAAATGATGCTGCAACAAGTTTTGTCAGAGTCAAAACGATTGCAAGCTGAGTTAACCCAAAAGCAAGCAGAAGGTAAAACAATACAGTTACAAGCTGAACAAACTATTCAAAAACTGCAAGTACAAAAAACTCAGTTACAAGCCCAAGTTCAACAAACTGGAAAACTGATTTTAGAAGCAAAAACTAGGTTAAAACAACTTGCTCTTACCGCTCCTGTTGCTGGTACAGTTTTATCACTCAATGTTCGCAACAGTGGGGAAGTAGTTCAATCAGGACAAACAATAGCTGAATTAGCGCCTGAGAATGCGCCACTGATTTTAGAAGCCACTTTACCAACTAAAGAAGCTGGCTTTGTTAAAGTCGGAAACCAAGTCAAAATTAAATTTGATGCTTACCCATATCAGGACTATAGTATTATCCCTGGCAAAGTCATCTCGATTTCACCAAATAGCACAGTTAGTGACAAAACTGGCGCAGTATATCGAGTAGAAATTGCTATGGAGCGCAACTATATTAAAGCTAATCATCAAACAATTAAATTTCAAGCTGGTCAAACTGCTACTGCTGAAATTATCATACGCCGCCGCCGCATTGCAGATATTTTGCTCGAACCACTAAGAGAACTACAAGCAGACGGTAACACTTTGTAA
- a CDS encoding ABC transporter transmembrane domain-containing protein, with amino-acid sequence MKQILGTEEDNFLVQSDNDRQTLSDILLSWLPVNSELVRNLSPAFEIRDFNLGDELFHEAQKGCYIICQGKVRLISWNATLQKEVAASLLEFGETYGADELFTDEPIAYRAIAASAGKVAYIPTAKLKQWCDELPQLLDYLSRMTAIRQTLLFLKTAVDVQKVTDKQSRTKLSSHTLKEFVLELVEVKVSAGSVLSESTPGDAGRFWLRSGEIYSLENSSVLFPTVGNSWGYPEQVPADWIAKTDLVIYKLAIAHWEKAQAIVPQLLGVASEPMITDKAQRRKRPVATTPENLQKPSAKIQSITFPLPSQKRRPLFGQRYPFIQQQSTSDCGPACLAMISRYWGKKFSINTLRNISNVGRSGATLKSLATAAESIGFQARPVQASFNKIANQKHPWIAHWQGDHYVVVYGVRKNCVIVADPGVGRKKLKIKDFQAGWTGYALLLTPTPQFQSVQSAKPSLRRFWGAFLPYRSLLLPIIIASLLLQIFGLVTPLLTQIILDQVVVHKSLSTLHIFIIGSLVFSVWRIGLGSIRQYMLDYFSNRVDLSLITGFITHTLNLPLQFFATRHVGDIITRVQENQKIQVFLTRQAVAAWLDALTAVVYVGLMAYYNLQLTFLVLALLPPIILLTVIASPILRQVSREIFNEAAKQNSSLVEMLTGVATVKAAAAERELRWRWEDHFTSTVNAKFRGQKLAIILQVISGLINTLGSTALLWYSATLVIQDQLSIGQLVAFNMLIGNVIGPVLSLVSLWDEFQEVLVSVERLDDVFSTQPEEIAENSMLVLPPIRGEVTFENVNFRYSADDDRNILQNLSFVVQPGQTIAIVGRSGSGKSTLVNLLQGLYYPTSGKILVDGHDIRHVSPQSLRRQLGVVPQECFLFSGTILENITLYRPEYSLEQVIEVSKLAEAHAFIQTLPLGYNTKVGERGSSLSGGQRQRIAIARAILSNPRILILDEATSSLDTESERRFQQNLRRISRVNETEARTTFIIAHRLSTVRNADHIIVLDKGVIAEQGTHEELISLQGLYYHLTKQQIDI; translated from the coding sequence ATGAAACAAATATTAGGAACTGAAGAAGATAACTTTCTAGTACAGTCTGACAATGATCGCCAAACATTATCCGATATTCTTTTGAGTTGGTTGCCAGTTAATAGCGAGTTAGTACGGAATTTGTCTCCAGCCTTTGAAATCCGGGACTTTAACCTTGGTGATGAGCTTTTTCATGAAGCACAAAAAGGTTGTTACATTATTTGTCAAGGTAAGGTACGACTGATTAGCTGGAACGCAACCTTACAAAAAGAAGTAGCAGCTTCATTATTAGAATTTGGAGAAACTTACGGTGCAGATGAACTATTCACCGATGAACCTATAGCTTATCGTGCGATCGCAGCTAGTGCAGGTAAGGTGGCTTATATCCCTACCGCCAAACTCAAACAATGGTGTGATGAGTTACCACAACTGCTAGACTACTTGAGCCGTATGACTGCGATTCGACAAACTCTGCTATTCTTAAAAACGGCTGTTGATGTGCAGAAGGTAACAGATAAGCAATCACGTACCAAACTTTCCAGTCATACCCTCAAAGAATTTGTACTTGAGCTAGTAGAAGTAAAAGTTAGTGCTGGTTCAGTCTTGTCTGAGTCAACCCCCGGTGATGCGGGACGTTTCTGGTTGCGTAGTGGGGAAATTTATAGTTTAGAAAATTCATCAGTACTTTTTCCCACTGTGGGTAACAGTTGGGGATATCCTGAACAAGTACCAGCTGATTGGATTGCCAAAACAGATTTAGTTATTTATAAACTTGCGATCGCACATTGGGAAAAAGCTCAAGCCATTGTTCCGCAACTATTGGGTGTAGCATCCGAGCCGATGATTACAGATAAAGCTCAACGTCGCAAACGTCCTGTAGCAACTACACCCGAAAATCTGCAAAAGCCATCTGCAAAAATTCAGTCTATTACCTTTCCCCTACCCAGCCAAAAACGTCGTCCTTTGTTTGGACAGCGTTATCCATTCATTCAGCAACAGAGTACCTCTGATTGCGGGCCAGCTTGCTTGGCAATGATTTCCCGTTACTGGGGTAAAAAGTTTAGTATCAATACTCTGCGCAATATCTCAAATGTTGGTCGTAGCGGAGCTACCCTCAAAAGTTTAGCAACAGCAGCCGAAAGTATAGGTTTTCAAGCTCGGCCAGTGCAGGCGAGTTTCAACAAGATAGCCAATCAAAAACATCCTTGGATTGCCCACTGGCAAGGCGATCATTATGTAGTTGTTTACGGGGTGCGAAAAAATTGCGTTATTGTTGCTGACCCTGGTGTTGGGCGAAAAAAGCTCAAGATTAAAGATTTTCAAGCTGGCTGGACTGGATATGCGCTGCTACTCACACCTACGCCACAATTCCAATCTGTACAATCTGCCAAACCATCTTTAAGACGATTTTGGGGAGCGTTTTTACCTTACCGTTCATTGCTGCTACCTATTATCATTGCTTCTTTGCTGCTGCAAATTTTTGGTTTGGTTACTCCCCTATTAACTCAAATCATTCTCGACCAAGTAGTAGTCCATAAAAGTCTCAGCACTCTACATATCTTCATCATCGGTTCGTTGGTATTTAGTGTTTGGCGCATTGGTTTGGGAAGTATTCGCCAATATATGCTGGACTATTTCTCGAATCGAGTAGATTTGAGTTTAATTACTGGCTTTATTACTCATACTCTCAATTTACCGCTTCAGTTTTTTGCTACCCGCCATGTAGGCGATATTATTACCCGTGTTCAAGAAAACCAAAAAATTCAGGTGTTTCTTACAAGACAAGCAGTAGCAGCTTGGCTGGATGCACTGACAGCAGTTGTCTATGTCGGACTGATGGCATATTACAACTTGCAATTAACTTTTTTAGTTCTGGCACTATTGCCACCAATTATTTTGTTAACAGTAATTGCCAGTCCGATTTTACGTCAGGTATCGCGGGAAATCTTTAATGAAGCTGCCAAGCAAAACTCCTCATTAGTAGAAATGCTCACAGGAGTTGCCACAGTCAAAGCCGCAGCCGCCGAACGTGAATTGCGCTGGCGCTGGGAAGACCACTTTACAAGTACAGTTAATGCCAAATTTCGTGGTCAAAAACTAGCAATTATCCTACAAGTAATTAGCGGATTAATTAATACATTGGGTAGTACAGCGTTGCTGTGGTATTCAGCAACATTAGTAATTCAAGACCAACTCAGCATAGGTCAATTAGTGGCTTTTAATATGCTGATTGGTAATGTAATTGGCCCTGTTTTATCACTTGTCAGTCTTTGGGATGAGTTTCAAGAAGTTTTAGTGTCGGTAGAGCGTTTAGATGATGTTTTCAGCACTCAACCAGAAGAAATTGCAGAAAATTCCATGTTGGTTTTACCACCAATTCGAGGAGAAGTAACATTTGAAAATGTAAATTTTCGTTATAGTGCAGATGATGACCGCAATATTTTACAAAATCTCTCTTTTGTAGTACAACCAGGTCAAACTATTGCGATTGTTGGACGTAGTGGTTCTGGTAAAAGTACCTTAGTAAATCTATTGCAAGGTTTATACTATCCTACTAGTGGCAAAATTTTAGTAGATGGGCATGATATCCGTCATGTTTCGCCTCAATCTTTGCGTCGGCAATTGGGGGTTGTACCACAAGAATGCTTCTTATTTTCTGGTACGATTCTGGAAAATATTACCCTATATCGTCCAGAATATAGTTTAGAACAGGTCATTGAAGTCAGCAAGCTGGCAGAAGCACATGCTTTTATTCAAACTTTACCTCTAGGCTACAACACCAAAGTCGGTGAGCGTGGTTCTAGTCTTTCTGGGGGACAGAGACAAAGAATTGCGATCGCGCGTGCTATTTTAAGTAATCCCCGCATTCTCATATTAGATGAAGCTACTAGTTCTTTAGATACCGAATCAGAACGCCGTTTTCAACAAAATCTCCGCCGCATTAGTCGCGTCAATGAAACCGAGGCTCGTACTACTTTTATTATTGCTCACCGCCTCTCAACAGTACGTAATGCCGACCATATTATCGTACTAGATAAAGGTGTGATTGCTGAACAAGGCACTCATGAAGAACTTATTTCACTTCAAGGACTTTACTATCATCTGACAAAGCAGCAAATTGATATATAA
- a CDS encoding S8 family serine peptidase, which translates to MNDRNNSSDFSTTGVSASNLGLVLQRGGEELILEKALHRFTVRFVTDFPVQQLSQVSWGIWQTSITQAHLEIYQVTPDRIEEVIAQARADKNVAFASHAYTVKDNPGTFVYLGDQITIQFAPKLDADKITLITSPFHLVQDKVIAGLPNAFVFLVSKQATENPIKIANQLQAIPEVLAAEPNVIIQTETHYKPNDNLYPQQWYLNHNGGNELVLASHIAVEQAWDITRGVRSVVVAVVDDSFDLNHPDFQGSGKIVAPRDLRENDFLPLPGVKETSHGTACAGIAVAEETGTGIVGVAPGCALMPIRTTGFLDDESIEQIFDWAIEKGASVISCSWGASAVYFPLSLRQKAAITKAATRGRNGKGCVVLFAAGNANRPVSGAIYEQNWPDKVLEGVTDWLNGFGVHPDVMTIAASTSMSSKAAYSNWGANVSLCAPSNNASPGMSFPEKGFLYTQPSIKTNLLGLGMLTTDIVGAAGYDPGNFTNNFGGTSSATPVVAGVAALVLSVNPDLTAQQVKKILETTADKIVDPNPDPQLGLSEGKYDGNGHSQWFGYGKVNAARAVQVAFQQRGTPLSVSRQVKQANSNQIAIPDNNLQGIKSALTISDSSPVKDIQVAVNLTHEFLGDIEIYLIAPNSQQVLLQNRTLGNRTDLQTNYGVRSHPILKQLLLQSAKGNWQLWIVDYSPQDVGRLNSWELTLGI; encoded by the coding sequence ATGAACGACCGTAATAATTCCTCTGATTTTTCAACCACAGGTGTATCAGCAAGCAACTTGGGATTAGTTCTGCAACGGGGCGGTGAAGAATTGATACTTGAAAAAGCACTTCACCGCTTTACCGTCCGTTTTGTCACCGACTTTCCTGTGCAACAATTATCTCAGGTTAGTTGGGGTATTTGGCAGACAAGTATTACCCAAGCTCACTTAGAAATATATCAGGTTACACCAGACCGTATAGAGGAAGTGATCGCTCAAGCTCGTGCTGACAAAAATGTGGCTTTTGCTAGCCACGCTTACACTGTCAAGGATAATCCCGGAACTTTTGTCTATCTGGGCGACCAAATTACAATTCAGTTTGCACCTAAGTTAGACGCTGACAAAATTACCCTCATTACTTCTCCCTTCCACTTAGTCCAAGACAAAGTAATTGCAGGTTTACCGAATGCCTTTGTATTTTTGGTAAGTAAACAAGCTACAGAAAATCCCATCAAAATTGCTAATCAGTTACAAGCTATTCCAGAAGTGTTGGCGGCGGAACCTAATGTAATCATCCAAACAGAAACCCACTACAAGCCCAATGACAACCTTTATCCCCAGCAATGGTATCTCAACCATAACGGCGGTAATGAGTTGGTTCTTGCCTCTCATATCGCCGTAGAACAGGCTTGGGACATTACACGCGGTGTCCGTTCTGTGGTGGTGGCTGTGGTGGATGATTCTTTTGATTTGAATCATCCAGATTTTCAAGGTAGCGGTAAGATTGTCGCCCCTAGAGATTTACGGGAAAATGATTTTTTACCTTTACCGGGTGTGAAAGAAACCAGTCATGGGACAGCTTGTGCTGGCATAGCTGTGGCGGAGGAAACAGGTACGGGAATTGTTGGGGTTGCCCCTGGTTGTGCATTAATGCCTATCCGTACCACTGGGTTTTTAGATGATGAGTCAATTGAGCAGATATTTGACTGGGCGATCGAAAAAGGAGCCAGTGTCATATCGTGTAGTTGGGGAGCTTCTGCTGTGTATTTCCCCTTATCTTTGCGACAAAAAGCCGCTATTACCAAGGCGGCTACCCGTGGGCGTAATGGTAAAGGCTGTGTAGTATTATTCGCGGCTGGTAATGCCAACCGTCCAGTTAGCGGCGCTATTTATGAACAGAATTGGCCGGATAAAGTTTTGGAAGGTGTGACAGATTGGCTCAATGGTTTTGGGGTACATCCTGATGTGATGACTATTGCTGCATCTACCAGTATGAGCAGTAAAGCTGCATACAGTAATTGGGGCGCTAATGTCTCGCTATGTGCGCCTAGTAACAATGCTTCGCCAGGAATGTCATTTCCTGAAAAGGGTTTTTTATACACGCAACCAAGCATCAAAACTAACTTGCTTGGGTTAGGGATGCTAACAACTGACATAGTAGGAGCCGCAGGTTACGACCCTGGGAACTTTACTAACAACTTTGGCGGTACTTCTAGCGCTACGCCTGTGGTAGCTGGAGTTGCCGCTTTAGTTTTATCAGTAAATCCCGATTTGACAGCCCAACAAGTCAAAAAAATCTTAGAAACAACGGCGGATAAAATTGTAGACCCCAACCCTGACCCCCAATTAGGTTTAAGCGAAGGTAAATATGATGGGAATGGGCATTCTCAATGGTTTGGTTATGGTAAAGTCAATGCTGCTAGGGCGGTGCAAGTTGCATTCCAACAACGAGGCACACCATTAAGTGTAAGTAGACAAGTAAAACAGGCTAATTCTAATCAGATAGCGATTCCTGATAATAATTTACAAGGCATTAAAAGCGCTCTCACCATCTCCGATTCCAGCCCTGTTAAAGATATTCAAGTCGCAGTTAATCTTACTCACGAATTTCTCGGTGATATCGAGATTTATCTAATTGCTCCCAATAGTCAGCAAGTCTTATTGCAAAATCGCACTTTAGGTAATCGCACCGACTTACAAACAAATTATGGAGTGCGATCGCATCCTATCCTCAAACAATTACTTTTACAATCAGCCAAAGGCAACTGGCAATTGTGGATAGTTGACTACTCACCTCAAGATGTAGGCAGACTCAATAGTTGGGAATTAACTTTAGGAATTTAG
- a CDS encoding ABC transporter substrate-binding protein has product MIELRKFKKFIACALLGLITTWMVSCSTGNVNTNTQQNASGGASIEFWTMQLQPQFTNYFQSLIKNFETQNPGIKVNWVDVPWAAMENKILTAVSAKTPPDVVNLNPDFASQLAGRNAWLDLDTKVPETVRSSYLPNIWKASTLNGKSFGIPWYLTTRLTIYNTDLLKQSGISKPPATYAQLAQVAQQIKDKTGKYAFFVTFVPQDSGEVLQSFVQMGATLVDAEGKAAFNSPQGKAAFQYWVDLYKKGLLPKEALTQGHRHAIDLYQSGETAFLASGPEFLKTIATNAPKVAQASAIAPQLTGDTGKKNVAVMNIVVPRETKQPDAAVKFALFVTNDENQLAFAKAANVLPSTTKALADSYFKDVPANASNVEKARIVSAQQLQQAEILTPALKDIKKLQKAIYENLQAAMLGEKTVDKAVEDAAQEWNNR; this is encoded by the coding sequence ATGATTGAACTGCGAAAATTTAAGAAATTTATTGCTTGTGCGTTGCTCGGTTTAATAACCACTTGGATGGTCAGTTGCAGCACAGGAAATGTGAATACAAACACGCAACAAAATGCTTCGGGAGGAGCAAGTATTGAGTTTTGGACTATGCAGCTCCAACCTCAATTTACTAACTACTTCCAAAGTTTGATTAAGAATTTTGAAACTCAAAATCCTGGTATAAAGGTGAACTGGGTTGATGTACCTTGGGCAGCTATGGAGAACAAAATTTTAACAGCTGTCTCCGCAAAAACGCCACCTGATGTGGTTAACCTCAATCCAGATTTTGCTTCTCAACTAGCAGGGCGAAATGCTTGGTTAGATTTGGATACAAAAGTTCCAGAAACAGTGCGTTCCTCCTATCTACCAAATATTTGGAAAGCCAGCACTTTGAATGGTAAAAGTTTTGGCATCCCTTGGTACCTCACAACGAGGCTAACCATTTATAACACTGATTTATTAAAACAGTCAGGTATCAGTAAACCACCTGCTACCTACGCGCAATTAGCACAAGTGGCGCAACAAATTAAAGATAAGACAGGGAAATACGCTTTTTTTGTCACTTTTGTACCGCAAGATTCTGGTGAAGTTTTACAGTCTTTTGTACAGATGGGAGCTACCTTAGTAGACGCTGAAGGTAAAGCTGCTTTTAATTCACCCCAAGGAAAAGCTGCGTTTCAGTATTGGGTGGATCTTTACAAAAAAGGGTTATTACCTAAAGAAGCCTTAACTCAAGGCCATCGTCATGCAATTGATTTATATCAATCTGGCGAAACGGCTTTCTTAGCATCTGGGCCAGAGTTTCTCAAAACCATTGCTACCAACGCTCCAAAGGTGGCTCAAGCTTCGGCGATCGCACCCCAACTAACTGGTGATACAGGTAAGAAAAATGTGGCTGTGATGAACATCGTTGTTCCCCGCGAAACAAAACAACCTGATGCAGCCGTAAAATTTGCCCTATTCGTCACCAATGATGAAAATCAATTAGCTTTTGCAAAAGCTGCAAATGTTTTACCATCAACAACTAAAGCATTAGCTGATAGTTACTTTAAAGATGTGCCAGCTAATGCTTCAAATGTGGAAAAAGCGCGAATTGTCAGCGCCCAACAACTACAACAAGCAGAAATTTTAACCCCAGCTTTAAAAGATATTAAAAAGCTACAAAAAGCAATTTATGAGAATTTACAAGCTGCAATGTTAGGGGAAAAAACGGTAGATAAAGCTGTAGAAGATGCGGCGCAGGAATGGAACAATCGGTAA
- a CDS encoding lysophospholipid acyltransferase family protein — protein MMEFLSESSNACQVKPKNEIFQPQVAATTSRVSPWLAPVLYFVGNYFLLPSFFGRISITGKEQLPKKGPVILAPTHRARWDSLLIPYAAGRYVTGRDLNFMVSNNECQGLQGWFVRRMGGFPVDTLHPAVSSLRHAVELLQQKQMLVIYPEGNIFRDGKLHPLKPGIARLALSAELSHPGLGVKIVPISINYSHPYPCWGTDVSIHIGSAISIQDYTNGKIKQNAKRLTEDLSKDLQRLSNPLVVSHHAFAESTN, from the coding sequence ATGATGGAATTTTTATCTGAGTCGTCTAATGCTTGTCAAGTAAAACCAAAAAATGAAATCTTTCAGCCTCAGGTAGCTGCAACTACTTCGCGGGTTTCGCCTTGGTTGGCTCCTGTTCTGTATTTTGTTGGTAATTATTTTCTTCTGCCATCCTTCTTTGGGCGTATCTCCATTACAGGAAAAGAACAGCTTCCCAAAAAAGGCCCTGTGATTCTAGCCCCAACTCATCGTGCAAGGTGGGATTCCTTACTCATACCCTACGCTGCCGGACGTTACGTCACAGGACGAGACTTAAACTTTATGGTGTCTAATAATGAATGCCAGGGTTTGCAAGGTTGGTTTGTCCGGCGCATGGGTGGCTTTCCAGTAGATACTCTGCACCCTGCCGTTTCTAGCCTCCGCCATGCAGTTGAATTACTCCAACAAAAACAAATGCTAGTTATTTATCCCGAAGGCAATATTTTTCGGGACGGCAAACTGCATCCTCTCAAGCCAGGAATAGCCCGTTTAGCCTTAAGTGCAGAACTCAGCCATCCAGGTTTGGGAGTTAAAATAGTGCCAATTAGCATCAATTACAGCCATCCTTATCCTTGCTGGGGTACAGATGTCAGTATTCATATCGGCTCGGCAATTAGTATTCAAGATTACACCAATGGTAAGATCAAGCAAAATGCAAAACGCCTCACAGAAGATTTATCCAAGGATTTACAACGCTTAAGTAATCCCTTGGTAGTAAGTCATCATGCTTTTGCGGAATCTACTAATTGA
- the tadA gene encoding tRNA adenosine(34) deaminase TadA: MFTEYPEYLMYRQWMSRALELAKIAGDAGEIPVGAVITDASGNLIAQGENRKERDQDPTAHAEIVALRAAAQTLNTWRLHECTLYVTLEPCPMCAGAIIHARLSKLVYGVDDTKTGAIRTVLNIPDSAASNHRLQVMGGILESACRQHLQDWFAVRRMQNK; this comes from the coding sequence ATGTTCACTGAATATCCCGAATACCTCATGTATCGCCAATGGATGAGCCGTGCTTTGGAGTTAGCAAAAATTGCCGGAGATGCAGGTGAAATTCCCGTTGGGGCAGTCATTACCGATGCTAGTGGTAACTTGATAGCTCAAGGAGAAAATCGCAAAGAGCGTGACCAAGACCCGACAGCGCACGCGGAAATTGTGGCGTTGAGAGCTGCTGCTCAAACCTTAAACACTTGGCGACTGCATGAATGTACCTTGTACGTTACTCTCGAACCTTGCCCAATGTGTGCTGGTGCAATTATTCATGCGCGGTTGAGCAAACTTGTTTATGGAGTGGACGATACAAAAACTGGCGCAATTCGGACTGTTTTAAATATACCTGATAGTGCAGCTTCTAATCACCGCTTACAAGTTATGGGAGGCATTCTAGAATCAGCCTGTCGCCAACATTTGCAAGACTGGTTTGCAGTACGGCGGATGCAAAACAAGTAA
- a CDS encoding peptidylprolyl isomerase, with product MIEFKGKLISFPEVITYLKNNLQLKGLCSQILHQKIIHQAAADRNIQITPEEIQIEAEKLRYEKRLFKASDTLGWLADNLISSDEWEAGIRDHLLSKKLAEHLFGKEVERYFWENKLNYDQVVLYQITLHDQNSAQEIYYQIEEGELSFYEAAHLYDVDETRRNRCGYEGKLYRWSFEPDVAAIIFNAQPKELLVPMKVNNSSCIFLVEDFISAKLTPEIYQEILYKMFQEWLLAELNYMLYA from the coding sequence ATGATTGAATTTAAAGGTAAATTAATTTCATTTCCAGAAGTAATTACATACCTCAAAAATAATCTGCAACTCAAAGGATTATGCAGTCAGATATTACATCAAAAGATTATTCATCAAGCTGCCGCAGACAGAAATATTCAAATAACACCAGAAGAAATTCAAATAGAAGCTGAGAAACTACGTTATGAAAAACGTTTATTTAAAGCTAGTGACACTTTAGGATGGTTAGCTGATAATTTAATTTCCTCTGATGAATGGGAAGCAGGAATCCGTGATCATCTTTTAAGTAAAAAATTAGCAGAACATTTATTTGGCAAAGAGGTAGAAAGATATTTTTGGGAAAATAAACTTAATTACGACCAAGTTGTCCTTTATCAAATAACTCTGCATGACCAAAACTCTGCCCAAGAGATTTACTATCAAATAGAAGAAGGTGAACTTAGTTTTTATGAAGCGGCTCATCTTTATGATGTTGATGAAACACGCAGAAATCGTTGTGGTTATGAAGGTAAATTGTACCGTTGGAGTTTCGAGCCAGATGTAGCCGCAATTATATTTAATGCTCAACCAAAAGAATTACTAGTTCCAATGAAAGTTAATAATAGCAGTTGTATTTTCTTGGTGGAAGATTTTATTTCTGCTAAATTAACACCTGAGATATATCAAGAAATTTTATATAAAATGTTTCAGGAATGGTTACTAGCGGAGTTAAATTATATGCTGTATGCTTAA